From a region of the Desulfuromonas sp. genome:
- a CDS encoding efflux RND transporter periplasmic adaptor subunit produces the protein MNRSLVICLFLLPAVLFACGGEIEPGRTTAERAVVTGLTLAAVAEGSLDGASSYVATIESRDRGVLAARIDGRVGRIAVREGDVVREGDLLLSLEDTAAADRLRGAEAAVAEARSGLAATQAGQRLAEQTEERFLRLRKQEAVTPQEMDRVAAEAEMARQATAVANAALQRLIALRDGARVARSHTRVRAPYDALVARCKVEEGSTVMPGTPLFHLDRQGAMVARAELPESLFGKIPGGATLRVEVPALGRVLTGTVDEVLPVADPASRSFQVKVALPVEPGLAAGFYARVLLPGEGKAMLLVADSAVVYRGQLQGVYVVEEGMLRYRMVKTGRRGDGLVEILSGLSAGETVVVSGTERARSGARVEG, from the coding sequence GTGAACCGTTCCCTTGTCATTTGTCTGTTTCTGCTCCCGGCGGTGCTCTTCGCCTGCGGCGGCGAGATCGAGCCCGGTCGCACGACCGCCGAGCGGGCCGTTGTCACGGGACTGACCCTTGCTGCGGTGGCCGAGGGCTCCCTGGACGGCGCCTCCTCCTATGTCGCCACCATCGAGAGCCGGGACCGGGGCGTCCTGGCCGCCCGCATCGACGGCCGGGTCGGGCGCATCGCGGTTCGGGAGGGAGACGTGGTGCGGGAGGGCGACCTTCTGCTGAGCCTCGAGGACACCGCGGCCGCCGACCGGCTGCGCGGGGCCGAGGCGGCGGTCGCCGAGGCCCGCAGCGGCCTCGCTGCGACCCAGGCCGGGCAGCGCCTGGCGGAGCAGACAGAGGAGCGTTTTCTGCGCCTGCGGAAACAGGAGGCGGTGACGCCACAGGAAATGGACCGGGTCGCGGCCGAGGCGGAGATGGCCCGCCAGGCGACCGCCGTGGCGAATGCGGCGCTGCAGCGGTTGATCGCCCTTCGGGATGGCGCCCGGGTCGCCCGGAGCCACACCCGGGTGAGGGCTCCCTACGACGCCCTCGTGGCCCGCTGCAAAGTAGAGGAGGGGTCGACGGTGATGCCCGGAACGCCCCTGTTCCATCTCGACCGGCAGGGGGCGATGGTGGCCCGGGCCGAACTGCCCGAATCCCTGTTCGGCAAGATCCCCGGAGGGGCGACCCTGCGGGTGGAGGTTCCCGCCCTCGGCAGGGTGTTGACCGGGACGGTGGACGAGGTCCTTCCCGTGGCAGACCCTGCCAGCCGCTCCTTTCAGGTCAAGGTCGCCCTGCCGGTTGAGCCGGGCCTGGCCGCAGGTTTCTACGCCAGGGTGCTCCTCCCCGGTGAAGGGAAGGCGATGCTCCTCGTTGCCGATAGCGCGGTCGTCTACCGCGGCCAGCTGCAGGGTGTTTACGTCGTCGAGGAGGGGATGCTGCGCTACCGGATGGTGAAGACCGGGCGCCGTGGCGATGGCCTGGTCGAGATTCTCTCGGGACTCTCCGCCGGGGAGACGGTGGTCGTCTCCGGGACGGAGCGGGCCCGCAGCGGTGCCCGGGTGGAGGGGTAG
- a CDS encoding methyl-accepting chemotaxis protein, with amino-acid sequence MGKSRTAKASFLKKVFILTHCSGLVAVMLFPLVATPIVGPAARSLPFVISCLAMGLVLGVFLYLFIRTTLKRHLRLQLEVLSPLTGEGALKDESFEGLHGALRSSVNQVQNLVQAILSTLDRQDPHFEVLASNSSYLSERAQEGLDAAHRSNQDVKAMEEKQQEITNQIELLSNRTQDEAALSRQLSASLEEMAGAMDHSTAKFLETTTSVDEMASSILEVAAQTDEIARSVEGTTHDLDAIGDSLGKIRTGASASAEAAGGVKQDAETGLQVVRTSMEEMDRIERESRKATEAMQRLSQQTGEVVKIIEVIKELVSDTELLAFNAAIIAAKAGAEGKGFSVVAEEIRDLADRTTTSAQDIHRIVQAIREDTREVTDAVEGTGQRIQRGKQLSLSTGEALGKIVESSSRAAAASSEIAELTGLEGERARTLLNDAGRSLRSVKAIARAMVEQQSAITRIQEGVTEMKGATDQIARGMEEQVRANREFDRGLTERESQIQAINEVTRFQMATSQRVFAHFATSQNRLTTNTQKATLLTREVAALESLTGTLRQQAGKFHREETPKT; translated from the coding sequence ATGGGGAAATCCCGGACAGCCAAAGCGTCCTTTCTAAAAAAGGTCTTCATCCTGACCCACTGCAGCGGCCTGGTGGCCGTGATGCTCTTTCCCCTCGTCGCCACACCCATCGTGGGGCCGGCCGCCCGCAGCCTCCCCTTCGTGATCAGCTGCCTGGCCATGGGCCTGGTCCTGGGCGTTTTCCTCTACCTCTTCATCCGGACGACCCTGAAGAGGCACCTGCGGCTGCAGCTCGAGGTCCTCAGCCCCCTCACCGGAGAAGGGGCCCTCAAGGATGAATCCTTCGAGGGGCTTCACGGAGCGCTCAGATCCTCGGTGAACCAGGTGCAGAACCTGGTCCAGGCCATCCTGTCCACCCTCGACCGGCAGGACCCCCACTTCGAAGTCCTCGCGTCCAACAGCAGCTACCTCTCCGAGCGCGCCCAGGAAGGCCTCGACGCCGCCCACCGAAGCAACCAGGACGTGAAGGCCATGGAGGAGAAACAGCAGGAGATCACCAACCAGATCGAGCTCCTCTCCAACCGCACCCAGGACGAGGCGGCCCTCTCCCGGCAGCTCTCGGCCTCCCTCGAGGAAATGGCCGGGGCGATGGACCACTCCACGGCCAAGTTCCTGGAGACCACCACCAGCGTCGATGAAATGGCCTCCAGCATCCTGGAGGTCGCGGCCCAAACCGACGAGATCGCCCGCTCGGTGGAGGGGACGACCCACGACCTGGACGCCATCGGCGATTCACTGGGCAAGATCCGCACCGGGGCTTCGGCCAGCGCCGAAGCCGCGGGAGGGGTGAAGCAGGACGCCGAAACCGGCCTGCAGGTGGTCCGCACCTCCATGGAGGAAATGGACCGCATCGAGCGGGAGAGCCGGAAGGCGACCGAGGCCATGCAGCGCCTCTCCCAGCAGACCGGGGAAGTGGTCAAGATCATCGAGGTCATCAAGGAGCTCGTCTCGGACACCGAGCTGCTGGCCTTCAACGCCGCCATCATCGCCGCCAAGGCCGGCGCGGAGGGAAAGGGCTTTTCGGTGGTCGCCGAGGAGATCCGCGACCTGGCCGACCGCACCACCACAAGCGCCCAGGACATCCATCGGATCGTGCAGGCCATCCGGGAGGACACCCGGGAGGTCACCGATGCCGTGGAGGGGACCGGGCAGCGCATCCAGCGGGGCAAGCAGCTCTCCCTCTCCACCGGGGAGGCCCTGGGCAAGATCGTGGAGAGCTCCAGCAGGGCCGCCGCCGCCTCAAGCGAAATCGCCGAGCTGACCGGCCTCGAAGGGGAGCGGGCCCGAACCCTCCTCAACGACGCGGGGCGCAGCCTGCGCTCGGTCAAGGCCATCGCCCGGGCCATGGTCGAACAGCAGAGCGCCATCACCCGCATTCAGGAGGGGGTCACCGAAATGAAGGGGGCCACCGACCAGATCGCCCGGGGCATGGAGGAGCAGGTCCGGGCCAACCGCGAGTTCGACAGGGGCCTGACCGAGCGGGAGAGCCAGATCCAGGCCATCAACGAGGTCACCCGTTTCCAGATGGCCACCTCCCAGAGGGTCTTCGCCCATTTCGCCACCTCCCAGAACCGGCTGACCACCAACACCCAAAAGGCCACCCTCCTCACCCGGGAAGTCGCCGCACTGGAGTCCCTGACCGGAACACTGCGCCAGCAGGCCGGAAAGTTCCACCGCGAGGAGACCCCGAAGACCTGA
- a CDS encoding TRAP transporter substrate-binding protein: protein MKRSLRSLCLAGLLLALLVGSPSPSGAATNLTFSIFFPPTHAQAQAALDFAKEIEKRTGDTVRVTPFPGGTLTKAPQVYDGVVTGITDLGNSCFAYTRGRFPVTAALDLPMGYPSGQVASEVANAFVKEVAPAELKDVKVLYVHAHGPGLLHTKKPVRTLEDLKGMKIRATGLSAQVVEALGGVPVAMPQGGTYEALQKGVVEGTFGPIEALKGWKQAEVVKYTTDCVSVGYTTAMFVVMNRAKWDALPEETKAIIDQVSAEWSAVHGRAWDAADAE, encoded by the coding sequence ATGAAAAGATCGCTTCGCTCCCTCTGCCTGGCCGGCCTGCTGCTGGCCCTGCTAGTCGGTTCGCCCTCTCCCTCGGGCGCGGCCACCAACCTGACTTTCAGCATTTTCTTTCCCCCGACCCACGCTCAGGCCCAGGCGGCCCTCGACTTCGCCAAAGAGATCGAGAAACGGACCGGCGACACGGTGCGCGTCACCCCCTTTCCCGGCGGGACCCTGACCAAGGCGCCCCAGGTCTACGACGGCGTGGTGACCGGCATCACCGACCTGGGCAACTCCTGCTTCGCCTACACCCGCGGCCGCTTCCCCGTCACTGCCGCCCTCGATCTGCCGATGGGCTACCCCAGCGGCCAGGTCGCTTCCGAGGTCGCCAACGCCTTCGTCAAAGAGGTCGCGCCGGCCGAACTGAAGGACGTCAAGGTCCTCTACGTCCACGCCCACGGCCCCGGCCTGCTCCATACCAAAAAGCCGGTCCGGACCCTCGAAGACCTCAAGGGGATGAAGATTCGCGCCACCGGCCTCAGCGCCCAGGTCGTCGAGGCCCTCGGCGGCGTCCCCGTCGCCATGCCCCAGGGCGGGACCTACGAAGCCCTGCAGAAGGGGGTCGTCGAAGGGACCTTCGGCCCGATCGAAGCCCTCAAGGGGTGGAAGCAGGCCGAAGTCGTCAAATACACCACCGACTGCGTGAGCGTCGGCTACACCACCGCCATGTTCGTCGTGATGAACCGCGCCAAGTGGGACGCCCTGCCGGAGGAGACCAAGGCGATCATCGACCAGGTGAGCGCCGAGTGGTCTGCCGTCCACGGCCGGGCCTGGGACGCCGCCGATGCCGAAG
- a CDS encoding C-GCAxxG-C-C family protein, translating to MPGRWFRRRREVPRDAGAGERAGGLFDGGNNCAQAVLQATTGTEDKSLIDAAKAFSGGIGDSGCLCGALAGGVMALGLAGQPKKAGRLMELFREGHPATCCKVLSRPFKWNSRDHLANCRRITAETAEIVDRLLRE from the coding sequence ATGCCGGGCAGGTGGTTCAGGCGCAGAAGAGAAGTGCCGCGGGACGCGGGGGCGGGCGAGAGGGCGGGGGGGCTCTTCGACGGAGGGAACAACTGCGCCCAGGCGGTGCTGCAGGCCACCACCGGCACCGAGGACAAGAGCCTGATCGATGCGGCGAAGGCCTTCAGCGGCGGCATCGGCGACAGCGGCTGCCTCTGCGGCGCCCTCGCCGGAGGGGTGATGGCTCTCGGCCTGGCGGGGCAGCCCAAGAAGGCGGGCCGGCTGATGGAGCTGTTTCGGGAGGGACACCCGGCGACCTGCTGCAAGGTCCTCTCCCGGCCCTTCAAGTGGAACAGCCGCGACCACCTGGCCAACTGCCGGCGCATCACCGCAGAGACAGCGGAGATCGTCGACCGTCTGCTCCGGGAGTGA
- a CDS encoding TRAP transporter small permease, with translation MTLLDKIGRRLASSLFAIAGGAIVAMMLLTTADVVLRFFRHPIPGTYELVSFFGAIAVAFAMAHTSVEKGHIAVSVIVDRLPARLQHLTATVTGIAGTGFFALLAWQMVLYGTSLRASGEVSLTLQLPFYPFIYGIGLSAAAVAFILATETLSHAQRIFHS, from the coding sequence ATGACCCTTCTTGACAAAATCGGCCGCCGCCTCGCATCCTCCCTCTTCGCCATCGCCGGGGGGGCGATCGTCGCCATGATGCTGCTGACCACAGCCGACGTGGTCCTGCGCTTCTTCCGCCACCCGATCCCCGGCACCTATGAGCTGGTCAGCTTCTTCGGCGCCATCGCCGTCGCCTTCGCCATGGCCCACACCTCCGTCGAGAAGGGGCACATCGCCGTCAGCGTCATCGTCGACCGTCTCCCCGCCCGGCTGCAGCACCTGACCGCCACCGTCACCGGCATCGCCGGGACCGGCTTCTTCGCCCTCCTCGCCTGGCAGATGGTCCTCTACGGGACGAGCCTGCGCGCCTCCGGCGAGGTCTCCTTGACCCTGCAGCTCCCCTTCTACCCCTTTATCTACGGCATCGGCCTTTCCGCCGCCGCCGTCGCCTTTATCCTCGCGACGGAAACCCTCTCCCACGCCCAGCGGATCTTCCACTCATGA
- a CDS encoding DUF2892 domain-containing protein, which translates to MTVDRYLRLIAGFVVMLSVALAHFHSPYWLFFTGFVGFNLFQSAFTDWCPMMTILRKLGVREG; encoded by the coding sequence ATGACCGTCGACCGCTACCTGCGCCTGATCGCCGGCTTTGTCGTCATGCTCAGCGTTGCTTTGGCCCACTTCCACTCCCCCTACTGGCTCTTCTTCACAGGCTTTGTCGGGTTCAACCTGTTCCAGAGCGCCTTCACCGACTGGTGCCCCATGATGACCATCCTGCGCAAGCTGGGGGTCCGGGAGGGCTGA
- a CDS encoding efflux RND transporter permease subunit has translation MAARKHSLPTRIVDKFLGGNLSTILIVLSVIAGAAALLLTPREEEPQIVVPLADVYVHMPGASAEEVEKQVATRLEKLLWQVDGVEYVYSMSRPDLAVVTVRFYVGEDRIDSLVKVHNKIITHTDIVPPGVTGWVVKPIEVDDVPIVNLSLYSDGASDFDLRRVAEEVVDRLQSVKNTSVTTVIGGRPRQVRVDADPAALAARGLGLLDLERALQGANLEIPGGAFQQGNRETLVYGGSFFRSASEVASLVVGVREGVPVYLKDVARVADGMAETETYTRMRFGPASGVEGADAGREYQAVHVAVAKKKGTNAVVVARDVIERVRQMEGSIIPDNIRVEVTRNYGETADHKVSELLKHLVIAVVTVLLLILFALGWREALIVAVSIPIIYSLTLMVNYWFGYTINRVTLFALVLALGLLVDDPIVDVENIYRHFKMKKEPPRDAVLSAVDEVRPPVILATLAVIVSFLPMLFITGMMGPYMRPMAINVPLTMVMSLLVAFTVTPWMSYHVLKGQYGRQEKEYVLEETRVYRTYRRILQPFLDSRRKGWLLIGAVLLLLLGSLAMPALNLVPMKMLPFDNKNEFQLVVDMPEGTTLEETDAAVRALEDYLATVNEVTDFQAYVGTASAMDFNGMVRHYYMRRGANMADIRVNLAHKEERAQQSHAITLRLRGDLARIAERYGANLKVVEAPPGPPVISTLAAEVYADPGVAYSEQIAAGKLVRERMAAEDRVVDVDDVVEAPQRRVHFIPDREKAALSGISDAEIARTLAVALGGERAGTVHVGSDRHPLHILLRLPRESRSSLSDLESLHLRGAGGSLVRLSELGRFEEDQLEPTIFHKNLERVTYVFGEMAGKSPVNAILNLSNHFDENPLPEGTRVVWSGEGEWQITLDVFRDLGIAFGAAMVGIFILLLIETGSTVMPLIIMAAIPLTMIGIMPGFWLLNLVMNRQVGGFDTPVFFTATAMIGMIALAGIVVRNSIILIDFIHHALRRGVPLKEAIIESGAVRLRPILLTAGAALLGNWIITLDPIFSGLAWSIIFGVFASTAFTLVVIPVVYWLIYGRKAEQHARRFTS, from the coding sequence ATGGCGGCCAGGAAACACTCCCTGCCGACGCGGATTGTCGACAAGTTCCTCGGCGGCAACCTTTCGACCATCCTGATCGTCCTTTCGGTGATCGCCGGGGCGGCCGCACTGCTGCTGACCCCCCGGGAGGAGGAGCCGCAGATCGTGGTCCCCCTCGCCGACGTCTACGTGCACATGCCCGGGGCGAGCGCCGAGGAGGTGGAGAAGCAGGTGGCCACCCGGTTGGAGAAGCTCCTCTGGCAGGTGGACGGGGTGGAGTACGTCTATTCCATGTCCCGCCCCGACCTGGCGGTGGTGACGGTGCGCTTCTATGTCGGAGAAGACCGCATCGACTCCCTGGTCAAGGTGCACAACAAGATCATCACCCACACCGATATCGTCCCTCCGGGGGTCACCGGATGGGTCGTCAAGCCGATCGAAGTCGACGACGTGCCGATCGTCAACCTGTCCCTTTATTCCGACGGGGCCTCCGACTTCGACCTGCGGCGGGTGGCCGAGGAGGTGGTCGACCGGCTGCAGTCGGTGAAGAACACCTCGGTCACCACGGTCATCGGGGGGCGTCCCCGGCAGGTGCGGGTCGATGCCGACCCGGCGGCGCTCGCCGCGCGCGGCCTGGGGCTTCTCGACCTGGAGCGGGCCCTTCAGGGGGCGAACCTGGAAATTCCGGGGGGCGCCTTCCAGCAGGGAAACCGGGAGACCCTCGTCTACGGGGGGAGCTTCTTCCGCTCCGCCTCGGAGGTGGCCTCCCTGGTCGTGGGGGTGCGGGAGGGGGTTCCGGTCTACCTGAAAGACGTGGCCCGGGTCGCCGACGGCATGGCCGAGACGGAGACCTACACCCGCATGCGCTTCGGCCCCGCAAGCGGTGTAGAAGGGGCCGATGCCGGTCGGGAGTACCAGGCGGTGCACGTCGCCGTGGCCAAGAAGAAGGGGACCAACGCCGTCGTCGTGGCCCGGGACGTCATCGAGCGGGTGCGGCAGATGGAGGGGTCGATCATCCCCGACAACATCCGGGTGGAGGTCACCCGCAACTACGGCGAGACCGCCGACCACAAGGTGAGCGAACTCCTCAAACACCTTGTGATCGCCGTCGTCACCGTTCTGCTTCTCATCCTTTTCGCCCTGGGATGGCGCGAGGCGCTCATCGTCGCGGTCTCCATCCCCATCATCTACTCTCTCACCCTGATGGTGAACTACTGGTTCGGCTATACCATCAACCGCGTCACCCTCTTCGCCCTGGTCCTCGCCCTGGGCCTTCTCGTCGACGACCCGATCGTCGACGTGGAGAACATCTACCGGCACTTCAAGATGAAGAAGGAGCCCCCCCGCGACGCGGTCCTCTCGGCCGTGGACGAGGTGCGCCCCCCGGTGATCCTGGCGACCCTGGCGGTCATCGTCTCTTTTCTGCCGATGCTCTTTATCACCGGGATGATGGGGCCCTACATGCGGCCGATGGCGATCAACGTTCCCCTGACCATGGTCATGTCGCTCCTGGTCGCCTTCACCGTTACTCCGTGGATGAGCTACCACGTACTCAAGGGGCAGTACGGCCGGCAGGAGAAGGAGTACGTACTGGAGGAAACACGGGTTTACCGGACCTACCGGAGAATCCTTCAGCCCTTTCTCGACTCCCGGCGCAAGGGGTGGCTCCTGATCGGCGCGGTGCTCCTGCTCCTTCTCGGTTCGTTGGCCATGCCCGCGCTGAACCTCGTGCCGATGAAGATGCTCCCCTTCGACAACAAGAACGAATTCCAGCTCGTTGTCGACATGCCCGAGGGGACGACCCTGGAGGAGACCGACGCCGCGGTGCGGGCCCTGGAGGATTACCTGGCTACGGTGAACGAGGTGACCGACTTCCAGGCCTACGTCGGCACGGCGAGCGCCATGGACTTCAACGGCATGGTGCGCCATTACTACATGCGCCGCGGGGCGAACATGGCCGACATCCGGGTCAACCTGGCGCACAAGGAGGAGCGGGCCCAGCAGAGCCACGCCATCACCCTGCGCCTGCGGGGGGACCTTGCCCGCATCGCCGAAAGATACGGGGCCAATCTCAAGGTCGTCGAGGCCCCTCCGGGCCCGCCGGTCATTTCCACCCTGGCAGCCGAGGTCTACGCCGATCCCGGCGTCGCCTACAGCGAGCAGATCGCGGCGGGCAAGCTTGTGCGGGAGCGGATGGCGGCCGAGGATCGGGTCGTCGACGTTGACGACGTGGTGGAGGCGCCCCAGCGTCGGGTGCACTTCATCCCCGACCGGGAGAAGGCGGCCCTCTCCGGAATCTCCGACGCCGAGATTGCCCGGACCCTGGCGGTCGCCCTCGGGGGCGAGAGGGCGGGGACGGTTCACGTCGGATCGGACCGCCATCCCCTCCATATCCTGTTGCGCCTGCCGAGAGAGAGCCGCTCCTCCCTGTCCGACCTGGAATCCCTGCACCTGCGGGGGGCCGGCGGCAGCCTGGTCCGCCTCTCGGAGCTGGGGCGATTCGAGGAGGATCAGCTGGAGCCGACCATCTTCCACAAGAACCTGGAGAGGGTGACCTACGTCTTCGGGGAGATGGCCGGCAAAAGCCCGGTCAACGCCATCCTCAACCTCTCCAATCACTTCGACGAGAACCCCCTGCCGGAGGGGACGCGGGTGGTCTGGAGCGGCGAGGGGGAGTGGCAGATCACCCTCGACGTCTTCCGCGACCTGGGCATCGCCTTCGGGGCCGCGATGGTCGGCATTTTCATCCTGCTGCTGATCGAGACCGGCTCCACGGTCATGCCCCTGATCATCATGGCCGCCATCCCCCTGACCATGATCGGCATCATGCCCGGCTTCTGGCTGCTCAACCTGGTCATGAACCGCCAGGTGGGCGGTTTCGACACCCCGGTCTTCTTCACCGCCACGGCGATGATCGGGATGATCGCCCTGGCCGGGATCGTGGTGCGCAACTCGATCATCCTCATCGATTTCATCCACCACGCCCTGCGTCGCGGCGTGCCGCTGAAGGAGGCGATCATCGAGAGCGGCGCGGTGCGCCTGCGGCCGATCCTGCTCACCGCCGGGGCGGCCCTGCTCGGCAACTGGATTATCACCCTCGATCCGATCTTCTCCGGGCTGGCCTGGTCGATCATCTTCGGGGTCTTCGCCTCGACCGCCTTTACCCTGGTGGTGATCCCCGTGGTATACTGGCTTATCTACGGCCGCAAGGCCGAACAACACGCAAGGAGGTTCACGTCATGA
- a CDS encoding TIGR03905 family TSCPD domain-containing protein, whose translation MKTTYTTAGTCARFIDIELDGDRIEEIRFIGGCTGNSRGVAALAKGMPVTEVIERLKGTVCRGATSCPDQLARALEEMLLKKAS comes from the coding sequence ATGAAGACGACATACACGACAGCCGGGACCTGCGCCCGTTTCATCGATATCGAACTGGATGGAGACCGGATCGAGGAGATCCGTTTCATCGGCGGCTGCACCGGCAACAGCCGGGGCGTGGCCGCACTGGCCAAGGGGATGCCGGTCACGGAAGTGATTGAGCGCCTGAAGGGAACGGTGTGCCGGGGGGCGACGAGCTGCCCCGACCAACTCGCCCGGGCCCTCGAGGAGATGCTTCTCAAGAAAGCCTCCTGA
- a CDS encoding TolC family protein yields MPFLISALFLCLSAPFALAETVDLQQALREAVANRPFVQAAQGRAVAAKAAVGEARSRYLPNVSLSEHLFWTDDPAWSMYISLVQEDLKLSQDAGRYNFAPSRRDFETRLSLEQPLYDPDISLNLKRARKGAEAAGYGALWSREEAAFAAFRAYLEVQRASAALAWAESSRREAAETLRIARERQEAGVGLKADALRAGVRVSESDRYALTAANDLHLARRSLALAMGRSEGVVDIAAPLSFELFASAAREEAVARSDLAALATEAGEARLAHRQSRAAYLPRAGLSASYSLHDSAVPFGTDVGSWTVRAQLHWDIFDGQRRSHALARAAALRGAAESRHLEARRQALYQAEEARMRAEEARASLALARLAVSEADEGHRLLLQRYEAGLSGLADLLGVQTALDRARLDAVEAEARYILALGNAGFQGGVFVHTLLANQEDQP; encoded by the coding sequence ATGCCCTTCCTGATCAGCGCGCTTTTTTTGTGTCTGTCCGCACCATTCGCCCTTGCCGAAACCGTCGACCTGCAGCAGGCGCTCCGCGAGGCGGTCGCCAACCGACCCTTCGTGCAGGCCGCTCAGGGTCGGGCTGTGGCCGCAAAGGCCGCGGTGGGCGAGGCCCGCAGCCGCTACCTGCCCAACGTGAGCCTCTCGGAGCACCTCTTCTGGACCGACGACCCGGCCTGGAGCATGTATATCTCCCTGGTCCAGGAAGACCTGAAGCTGAGCCAGGATGCCGGGCGGTACAATTTCGCCCCCTCCCGCAGGGATTTCGAAACCCGCCTCTCCCTCGAACAGCCCCTTTACGACCCGGACATCTCCCTGAATCTGAAGCGTGCCCGGAAGGGGGCCGAGGCGGCCGGTTACGGGGCGCTCTGGAGCCGCGAGGAGGCCGCATTTGCCGCTTTCCGCGCCTACCTCGAGGTCCAGAGGGCGTCGGCGGCCCTGGCCTGGGCCGAAAGCTCGCGGCGCGAGGCGGCCGAGACCCTGCGCATCGCCCGGGAGCGCCAGGAGGCCGGGGTGGGTCTCAAGGCCGACGCCCTGAGGGCCGGGGTTCGGGTGTCCGAGAGCGACCGATACGCGCTGACCGCGGCCAACGACCTGCACCTGGCCCGAAGGTCTCTCGCTCTGGCCATGGGACGTTCGGAAGGCGTGGTCGACATCGCCGCCCCCTTGAGTTTCGAGCTGTTCGCATCGGCCGCCCGGGAGGAGGCCGTGGCGCGCAGCGATCTCGCCGCCCTGGCCACCGAGGCCGGGGAGGCCCGCCTCGCTCATCGCCAGAGCCGTGCCGCCTACCTTCCCCGTGCCGGCCTGAGCGCATCCTACTCCCTTCACGATTCCGCCGTTCCCTTCGGCACCGACGTCGGCAGCTGGACGGTCCGGGCCCAGCTGCACTGGGACATCTTCGACGGGCAGCGCCGCTCCCATGCGCTGGCCCGCGCCGCGGCCCTGAGGGGGGCCGCCGAATCCCGCCACCTGGAGGCGCGACGCCAGGCCCTCTACCAGGCCGAGGAAGCCCGGATGCGGGCCGAGGAGGCCCGGGCCAGCCTGGCCCTGGCCCGGTTGGCCGTTTCCGAGGCCGATGAGGGCCACCGCCTCCTCCTTCAGCGCTACGAGGCGGGCCTCTCCGGCCTCGCCGATCTGCTGGGAGTCCAGACCGCCCTCGACCGGGCCCGCCTCGACGCGGTGGAGGCCGAGGCCCGCTATATTCTCGCCCTGGGGAACGCGGGTTTCCAGGGTGGCGTCTTTGTTCATACCCTGTTGGCCAACCAGGAGGATCAACCGTGA